The Arachis hypogaea cultivar Tifrunner chromosome 14, arahy.Tifrunner.gnm2.J5K5, whole genome shotgun sequence genome has a segment encoding these proteins:
- the LOC112743850 gene encoding LOW QUALITY PROTEIN: putative pentatricopeptide repeat-containing protein At5g09950 (The sequence of the model RefSeq protein was modified relative to this genomic sequence to represent the inferred CDS: inserted 1 base in 1 codon) has protein sequence MRCFGGTSYPRCQRRLFYNSRHAVTVFPPPQKLLHDKLSHHQLNSPPLSLEYHDLLAQRYKSSSSVRDAHQLHLQLYKTGFSSDVFLSNTLVNIYVRIGNLFCARKLFAEMPQRNTVSWSCLISGYAQNGMPDDACILFKEMISAGLMPNHYAIGSALQACQDGGPTRLKLGMDIHALISKSPFSSDIILSNVLMSMYSNCSGSIDDARRVFDEIQIKNSTSWNSIISVYCRXGDPTSAFELFSSMQREATELTFTPNEYTFCSLVTAACSVFDCRLILLEQILTRIEKSGFLQDLYVGSALVNGFARYGLTEWAKIIVRQMRNMNVVTMNGLMVGLTRQHQGEEAANIFKEMKDMVQINAESYVVLLSAFTEFSNLNEGKRKGQEVHAYLIRRELFDFWIPIGNALVNLYAKCGAIHNACSIFQLMPNKDIVSWNSMISGLDHNEQFEEAVACFNTMRRHGMVPSNFSVISTLSSCASLGWIMLGRQIHGEGIKLGLDSDVSVSNAILTVYAETDYMNECRKVFFQMPEYDQISWNSFIGALATSETSVSEATKYFLEMLRAGWRPNRVTFINILAAVSSLSLLELGRQIHTLILKYSAFDDNAIENALLAFYGRSGQMEDCETIFSRMSERRDEVSWNSMISGYIHNDTLHKAMDLVSYMMQEGQRLDGFTLATVLSACASVATLERGMEVHACAIRACLETDVVVGSALVDMYAKCGKIDYASRFFELMSVRNMYSWNSMISGYARHGHGQKALKLFTEMKQQGQLPDHVTFVGVLSACSHVGLVDEGLEHFKSMNEVYGLAPRIEHFSCMADLLGRAGDVNRLDDFIKTMPMDPNVLIWRTVLGACCRTNGRNTELGRKAAKMLIQLEPQNAVNYVLLSNMYAAGGMWGDVAEARLAMRKAAVKKEAGCSWVTMKDEVHVFVAGDQTHPEKDKIYEKLKELMKKIRDAGYVPESKYALYDVELENKEELLSYHSEKLAIAFVLTRKSELPIRIMKNLRVCGDCHTAFKYISKIVNRQIVLRDSNRFHHFDGGACSCGDYW, from the exons ATGAGATGTTTTGGCGGTACCTCATATCCACGCTGCCAAAGGCGACTCTTTTACAATTCAAGGCATGCTGTCACTGTCTTCCCACCTCCACAAAAGTTGCTTCATGACAAGTTATCCCACCACCAACTAAATTCTCCACCTTTGAGTTTGGAGTATCATGACTTGCTAGCCCAGCGATACAAAAGTTCTTCTTCCGTGAGGGATGCGCATCAGCTCCATTTGCAGTTATACAAGACTGGGTTTTCCAGTGATGTTTTCCTGTCCAATACTCTTGTCAACATTTATGTCAGAATTGGCAATTTGTTTTGCGCACGGAAGCTGTTTGCTGAAATGCCCCAAAGGAACACTGTTTCCTGgtcttgtttgatttcaggatATGCACAAAATGGCATGCCTGATGACGCTTGTATTTTATTCAAAGAGATGATATCTGCTGGCCTCATGCCAAATCACTATGCCATTGGTAGTGCCCTTCAAGCTTGCCAAGACGGAGGTCCAACTAGGCTTAAACTCGGCATGGATATTCATgccttaatttctaagtctccATTTTCTTCAGACATAATCTTGTCTAATGTGCTCATGTCCATGTATTCAAATTGCTCCGGTTCCATTGATGATGCTCGCCGAGTTTTTGATGAAATACAAATTAAGAACTCCACATCATGGAATTCTATTATTTCAGTGTATTGCC AGGGGGATCCAACTTCTGCTTTTGAGCTATTTTCAAGCATGCAAAGGGAAGCCACAGAGCTCACCTTCACGCCTAATGAATATACCTTCTGTAGCTTAGTAACTGCTGCATGCTCTGTGTTTGACTGTCGATTGATTTTGCTTGAGCAGATTTTAACAAGGATTGAGAAATCTGGATTTCTACAAGATTTGTATGTTGGTAGTGCATTAGTCAATGGCTTTGCAAGATACGGCTTAACTGAATGGGCAAAAATAATTGTTCGGCAGATGCGTAATATGAATGTAGTGACTATGAATGGGTTAATGGTTGGATTGACAAGGCAGCACCAGGGTGAAGAAGCAGCTAACATATTCAAGGAAATGAAAGATATGGTTCAAATAAACGCAGAATCTTATGTGGTTCTTCTAAGTGCTTTTACTGAATTCTCAAATTTGAACGAAGGCAAGAGAAAGGGTCAAGAGGTTCATGCTTATTTGATTCGCAGAGAATTATTTGATTTCTGGATTCCGATTGGAAATGCACTTGTTAATCTGTATGCAAAATGTGGTGCCATCCATAATGCTTGCTCAATTTTTCAACTCATGCCTAATAAAGATATTGTCTCGTGGAATTCTATGATCTCTGGCCTTGACCATAATGAGCAATTTGAGGAAGCAGTTGCCTGTTTTAATACAATGAGGAGACATGGAATGGTGCCCTCAAATTTCTCAGTTATTAGCACTTTGAGTTCCTGTGCAAGCCTGGGTTGGATCATGTTAGGACGACAGATACATGGTGAAGGGATTAAATTGGGGCTTGATTCGGATGTTTCAGTTTCAAATGCTATTCTTACAGTATATGCAGAAACTGATTATATGAATGAGTGTCGGAAAGTATTTTTTCAGATGCCAGAGTATGATCAGATTTCTTGGAATTCTTTCATTGGTGCACTAGCAACTTCAGAAACATCTGTTTCAGAGGCTACAAAATATTTCCTGGAGATGTTGCGAGCCGGGTGGAGGCCTAATAGAGTcacatttataaatattttagcaGCAGTTTCTTCTCTTTCACTTCTTGAATTGGGCCGTCAAATCCATACCTTGATATTAAAATATTCTGCTTTTGATGACAATGCCATTGAGAATGCACTCCTAGCTTTCTACGGAAGGTCTGGGCAGATGGAGGACTGTGAGACTATCTTTTCCAGAATGTCTGAGCGAAGAGACGAAGTCAGTTGGAATTCCATGATTTCTGGATATATACACAACGACACCCTGCACAAGGCCATGGATTTGGTATCGTACATGATGCAAGAGGGCCAAAGATTGGATGGTTTCACTCTTGCCACTGTTTTGAGTGCATGTGCTTCAGTTGCAACTTTAGAGCGTGGTATGGAAGTCCATGCATGTGCTATAAGAGCTTGTTTAGAAACTGATGTTGTTGTCGGTAGTGCACTAGTTGACATGTATGCAAAGTGTGGAAAGATAGATTATGCGTCAAGATTCTTTGAATTGATGTCTGTGCGCAACATGTATTCTTGGAATTCAATGATATCAGGCTATGCACGTCATGGACATGGACAAAAGGCTTTAAAGCTTTTCACAGAGATGAAACAGCAAGGGCAATTGCCAGATCATGTTACCTTTGTTGGGGTCCTATCAGCTTGTAGTCATGTAGGTTTAGTTGATGAAGGACTTGAGCATTTCAAGTCAATGAATGAAGTATATGGACTAGCACCTCGAATAGAGCACTTTTCTTGTATGGCAGACCTCCTTGGGCGAGCAGGTGATGTCAACAGGCTAGATGACTTTATCAAAACAATGCCAATGGATCCTAATGTTCTCATTTGGAGAACAGTTTTAGGAGCATGTTGTCGAACAAATGGCCGAAATACAGAGCTAGGACGGAAGGCTGCCAAGATGCTTATTCAGCTAGAGCCCCAGAATGCTGTGAACTATGTGCTGCTTTCGAACATGTATGCTGCTGGCGGGATGTGGGGAGATGTGGCGGAGGCAAGGCTGGCAATGAGGAAGGCTGCAGTGAAGAAGGAAGCTGGGTGTAGTTGGGTGACAATGAAGGATGAAGTTCATGTATTTGTGGCTGGAGATCAAACACATCCGGAAAAAGATAAAATCTACGAAAAACTGAAGGAGCTAATGAAGAAAATAAGGGATGCTGGATATGTGCCTGAAAGCAAATACGCACTCTATGATGTTGAACTTGAAAACAAAGAAGAGCTGTTGAGCTATCATAGTGAAAAGTTGGCAATTGCTTTTGTTCTCACTCGCAAGTCTGAATTACCAATCAGGATAATGAAGAACCTTCGGGTTTGTGGGGACTGTCACACTGCTTTCAAATATATATCAAAGATTGTTAATCGGCAGATAGTTTTGCGAGATTCCAATAGATTTCACCATTTTGATGGCGGCGCATGTTCTTGTGGGGATTATTGGTGA